Proteins encoded within one genomic window of Candidatus Binatia bacterium:
- the pilT gene encoding twitching motility protein PilT, which produces MDITQLLTFAHREGASDVHLAAGEPPMLRIHGDIKKLDHPPLTPEEVHRMIFDIMNDAQRKQFQETNDIDFSFELGDVARFRVNAFRQRKGEGAVFRTIPSAVMTLQELGLPEVCREVCEKEKGLVLVTGPTGSGKSTTLAAMIDYINETYEGHILTIEDPIEFVHKSKKCLINQREVGSHTRSFAAALRAALREDPDVILVGEMRDLETISLALTAAETGHLVFATLHTSSAPKTVDRIIDVFPPAQQEQIRIMFAESIEAVFTQTLVKKKVGGRVAAMEILLGTTAVRNLIREGKVHQIPSVMQTSQKLGMQTMEMALVDLVNRGIITKEEAIARSSNPNLFGPAPQAAKPAAGGFSRFGTGR; this is translated from the coding sequence ATGGACATCACGCAACTGCTCACTTTTGCACACCGCGAGGGAGCTTCGGACGTCCACCTGGCGGCCGGAGAGCCGCCCATGCTGCGCATCCACGGGGACATCAAAAAGCTCGACCACCCGCCGCTGACCCCCGAGGAAGTGCACCGCATGATCTTCGACATCATGAACGACGCGCAGCGCAAGCAATTCCAGGAAACCAACGACATCGACTTCTCTTTCGAGCTCGGCGACGTGGCCCGCTTCCGCGTGAACGCCTTTCGGCAGCGCAAGGGCGAGGGGGCCGTCTTCCGCACCATTCCGTCGGCCGTCATGACACTGCAGGAGCTCGGGCTTCCCGAGGTTTGCCGGGAGGTGTGCGAAAAGGAGAAGGGACTCGTCCTGGTCACGGGGCCGACGGGCTCGGGCAAATCGACGACCCTCGCCGCCATGATCGACTACATCAACGAAACGTACGAGGGGCACATCCTCACGATCGAAGACCCGATCGAGTTCGTCCACAAGTCCAAGAAGTGCCTGATCAACCAGCGGGAAGTGGGCTCGCACACGAGATCCTTCGCCGCGGCGCTGCGGGCCGCTCTGCGCGAGGACCCGGACGTGATTCTCGTGGGCGAGATGCGGGACCTCGAGACGATTTCGCTGGCGCTCACGGCCGCGGAAACCGGTCACCTGGTGTTCGCGACGCTCCACACCTCGAGCGCCCCGAAGACCGTCGACCGCATCATCGACGTCTTCCCGCCGGCGCAGCAAGAACAGATCCGCATCATGTTCGCGGAGTCCATCGAAGCCGTCTTCACGCAAACGCTCGTCAAAAAGAAGGTGGGCGGAAGAGTGGCTGCCATGGAAATTCTCCTGGGCACGACGGCGGTCCGCAACCTGATCCGGGAAGGCAAGGTCCACCAGATCCCCTCCGTGATGCAGACGAGCCAGAAACTCGGCATGCAAACCATGGAAATGGCGCTCGTCGACCTGGTGAACCGCGGCATCATCACCAAGGAAGAAGCCATCGCCCGATCCTCGAACCCGAACCTCTTCGGGCCCGCCCCTCAGGCGGCCAAACCCGCGGCCGGCGGCTTTTCCCGCTTCGGGACGGGGCGATAG
- the uptC gene encoding twitching motility protein PilT gives MDIRKLLEEMARQEASDLYLTVDSPPVLRVEGEVRPLPLPRLTPPDVEALANSIMTERQKAAFEEKLEMNLAISSETLGRFRVNIFRQRGCVGVVIRRIRAKIPTLDELGLPPVLKAIAMSRRGLVLVTGATGSGKSTTQAAMIAYRSQNEAGHIVTIEDPIEFVHPHARSIVTQREVGFDTFSFHEALKNALRQAPDVILIGEVRDVETMEAAISFAETGHLCIATLHSNNANQAIERIMNFFPHARHQEIYLQLSLNLRAIISQRLVPGIDGNRVAALEILVDTPRIKDLIKRGEVDLLKEAMEQSTPEGNQTFDQALFDLYAAGKITAETALAHADSANNLRIRIQNLDMKRAPKSPKTSDPGPFRIQGRDPHAKLRDW, from the coding sequence ATGGACATCCGCAAGCTTCTCGAGGAAATGGCGAGGCAGGAAGCCTCGGACCTCTACCTGACGGTCGACAGCCCCCCGGTGTTGCGCGTGGAGGGCGAGGTTCGGCCCCTGCCGCTGCCGCGGCTCACGCCCCCGGACGTCGAAGCCCTGGCCAACTCGATCATGACCGAGAGACAGAAGGCGGCATTCGAAGAGAAACTCGAAATGAACCTCGCCATCTCGTCCGAAACACTGGGCCGCTTCCGCGTGAACATTTTCCGGCAGAGGGGCTGCGTGGGCGTCGTGATCCGCCGGATCCGTGCCAAGATTCCGACGCTCGACGAGCTCGGACTCCCCCCGGTCCTCAAAGCCATCGCCATGAGCCGCCGCGGCCTCGTGCTCGTCACGGGTGCCACCGGATCGGGCAAATCGACGACCCAGGCGGCCATGATCGCCTACCGGAGCCAGAACGAGGCGGGCCACATCGTCACGATCGAAGACCCGATCGAATTCGTCCACCCGCACGCCCGGAGCATCGTGACGCAACGCGAGGTAGGCTTCGATACCTTTTCCTTCCACGAGGCGCTCAAGAACGCGCTGCGGCAGGCTCCCGACGTCATCCTGATCGGCGAGGTCCGCGACGTGGAGACGATGGAGGCGGCGATTTCTTTCGCCGAGACGGGCCACCTCTGCATCGCCACGCTCCATTCCAACAACGCGAACCAGGCGATCGAACGGATCATGAACTTCTTCCCGCACGCCCGGCACCAGGAAATCTACCTCCAACTTTCGCTCAACCTCCGAGCCATCATCTCGCAGAGGCTCGTCCCCGGGATCGACGGCAACCGCGTCGCCGCCCTCGAAATCCTCGTCGACACGCCGCGGATCAAGGACCTGATCAAGCGGGGCGAAGTCGACCTCCTCAAAGAAGCCATGGAGCAAAGCACCCCGGAGGGAAACCAGACGTTCGACCAGGCCCTTTTCGACCTCTACGCGGCCGGCAAGATCACGGCGGAGACCGCTCTCGCGCACGCGGACTCGGCGAACAACCTCCGCATCCGGATCCAGAACCTCGACATGAAGAGGGCTCCGAAGTCACCGAAAACCTCCGACCCCGGACCCTTCCGCATCCAGGGCCGGGACCCCCACGCGAAGCTCCGCGACTGGTAG
- a CDS encoding dihydroorotate dehydrogenase gives MEREEGRFVVVLTTVGGEEEGARMAKSLVGERLAACVNACPVRSTYRWRGEVSEDPEILLFVKTRAERVEEVFSRIRELHSYELPELLVLPVLGGSEEYLEWLGEEVPPR, from the coding sequence ATGGAACGAGAAGAAGGGCGTTTCGTCGTGGTCCTCACGACGGTCGGGGGCGAGGAGGAAGGGGCGAGGATGGCGAAAAGTCTCGTCGGAGAGCGGCTCGCCGCCTGTGTCAACGCGTGTCCGGTCCGCTCGACGTACCGGTGGCGGGGCGAGGTGTCCGAAGACCCGGAGATTCTGCTTTTCGTCAAGACACGTGCCGAGCGGGTCGAGGAGGTTTTCTCGCGCATCCGGGAACTCCACTCCTACGAGCTCCCGGAGCTTCTGGTCCTGCCGGTTCTCGGAGGCTCGGAGGAATACCTCGAGTGGCTCGGCGAGGAGGTCCCCCCGCGCTGA
- the plsX gene encoding phosphate acyltransferase, with product MPTIVVDAMGGDFAPEEVVKGVASVSLETSIQCVLVGDEKKVQSELDRCAYNPEQISVLHAPETIGMDEDPKEAVEKKKQASLLVAARTVADSRGDALVTAGNTGALVLACSRFFRTIRGIRKTALASVFPRQTEYPGQDPLALLLDVGATVRCDAVELVQFALMGEVYARRISKTASPRVALLNMGKEENKGGEVLVRAYRMLRSLSGINFIGNIEGDDLAKGKADVIVCEGLLGNVVLKLLEGISEIVVDLASLASRERWRWKLGLMMLAGGIGRLRDLTDYASYGGAPILGFEKVVIKAHGRSTARAIGNAVKVAAKAVRDRVPEEIAAGIAQLL from the coding sequence ATGCCCACGATCGTCGTCGACGCGATGGGGGGTGACTTCGCCCCCGAGGAGGTCGTCAAGGGAGTGGCGAGCGTGTCGCTCGAGACCTCCATCCAGTGCGTTCTCGTCGGGGACGAAAAGAAGGTGCAGTCCGAACTCGATCGCTGTGCCTACAACCCCGAGCAGATCTCCGTCCTGCACGCCCCGGAGACGATCGGCATGGACGAGGACCCCAAGGAAGCCGTCGAGAAAAAAAAGCAGGCGTCGCTCCTCGTGGCGGCGCGCACCGTGGCCGACTCGCGGGGCGATGCGCTCGTGACCGCGGGAAACACGGGAGCGCTGGTGCTCGCGTGCAGCCGGTTTTTCCGCACCATTCGCGGCATCCGGAAGACGGCGCTCGCGAGCGTGTTTCCCCGGCAGACGGAGTACCCGGGGCAGGATCCCCTGGCGCTTCTGCTCGACGTGGGAGCTACCGTGCGGTGCGACGCCGTCGAGCTCGTTCAGTTCGCGCTCATGGGCGAAGTCTACGCCCGGCGGATCTCGAAGACGGCGAGCCCCCGCGTCGCTCTGCTGAACATGGGCAAGGAGGAAAACAAGGGCGGCGAGGTGCTCGTGCGGGCGTACCGGATGCTTCGCTCGCTCTCCGGCATCAACTTCATCGGGAACATCGAGGGCGACGACTTGGCGAAGGGGAAAGCGGACGTTATCGTTTGCGAAGGGCTTCTGGGGAACGTGGTGCTGAAACTCCTCGAGGGCATCTCGGAGATCGTCGTGGACCTGGCGAGTCTGGCTTCGCGAGAGCGCTGGCGCTGGAAGCTCGGGCTCATGATGCTCGCCGGCGGGATCGGCCGTCTCCGGGACCTCACCGATTACGCGTCCTACGGGGGCGCCCCGATTCTCGGGTTCGAGAAGGTCGTCATCAAAGCACACGGCCGTTCGACGGCGCGAGCCATCGGGAACGCCGTCAAGGTCGCCGCCAAGGCCGTCCGGGATCGAGTCCCGGAGGAAATCGCGGCGGGAATCGCGCAGCTCCTATGA
- a CDS encoding thioredoxin family protein, translated as MEFVLYTRHDCCLCEEMEPVVRKVSRELGARLTVVDVDADPRLGELYGTEVPVLFFGTKKIAKGRVTERELRDRVRRWSRRPGAIDSPSGRG; from the coding sequence ATGGAATTCGTCCTTTACACCCGCCACGACTGCTGCCTCTGCGAGGAGATGGAACCCGTCGTGCGCAAGGTGAGCCGCGAGCTCGGGGCCCGCCTGACCGTCGTGGACGTGGACGCCGACCCCCGGCTTGGCGAGCTTTACGGAACCGAGGTCCCGGTTCTCTTTTTCGGGACGAAAAAGATCGCCAAAGGTCGTGTCACCGAGCGCGAGCTCCGCGACCGGGTGCGGCGGTGGAGCCGGCGCCCGGGCGCGATTGACAGCCCTTCGGGCCGCGGTTAG
- the rplU gene encoding 50S ribosomal protein L21 yields the protein MSEYAIIRTGGKQYRVEPGDVLRVEKLDRAVGQEVEFDEVLLAAREGKVEVGTPLLPRCRVLGEVLAQGKSRKVLVFKKKRRKNYRRRYGHRQPYTEVRITKIETGGSHGA from the coding sequence ATGTCGGAGTACGCCATCATCAGGACCGGGGGCAAACAGTACCGGGTCGAGCCCGGGGACGTGCTTCGCGTCGAGAAGCTCGACCGGGCCGTCGGCCAGGAAGTGGAGTTCGACGAGGTGCTTCTCGCCGCGCGAGAAGGAAAAGTCGAAGTCGGGACTCCTCTTCTGCCACGGTGCCGCGTCCTCGGAGAAGTTCTCGCACAGGGCAAGAGCCGCAAGGTCCTGGTGTTCAAGAAAAAGCGCCGCAAGAACTACCGGCGGCGCTACGGACACCGGCAGCCGTACACCGAAGTTCGGATCACGAAAATCGAGACCGGGGGAAGCCATGGCGCATAA
- the rpmA gene encoding 50S ribosomal protein L27 yields MAHKKGQGSSRNGRDSQGQRRGVKVFGGEWVRAGNILVRQLGTRIHPGKNVGMGRDYTLFALTDGLVHYERMGRDRRRVHVLPGPAVSH; encoded by the coding sequence ATGGCGCATAAAAAAGGGCAGGGAAGTAGCCGCAACGGCCGGGACAGCCAGGGGCAGCGGCGAGGCGTCAAAGTTTTCGGCGGAGAATGGGTACGCGCCGGAAACATCCTCGTCCGACAGCTCGGGACGCGGATCCACCCCGGCAAGAACGTGGGGATGGGGCGGGATTACACGCTCTTCGCGCTCACGGACGGGCTCGTGCACTACGAACGGATGGGCCGGGATCGGCGCCGCGTCCACGTACTTCCCGGGCCAGCCGTTTCCCACTGA
- the obg gene encoding GTPase Obg yields the protein MRFVDEVRISVRGGRGGRGCVAFLRERFKPRGGPAGGDGGDGGSVILRADEGLSTLLDFRYRPLLRAKNGEHGRGKGQHGRKGEDLVARVPVGTIVRDAETGEILADLVRHGQSVVVARGGKGGRGNVHFATPTRQAPRYAQPGLPGESRELLLELQLLADVGLLGYPNVGKSSLVRAISAARPRVADYPFTTLVPQLGVVRFGDTDFVVADIPGLVEGAHRGTGLGSRFLRHLSRTALLLHVLDASPSSGRDPVRDYEVIRDELGAFDPALAERPEIVAVNKMDLPESRARFSPLAEYFGRRKIPVYPVSALTGEGLRELLRALVSALERERGAARTRSVAEG from the coding sequence ATGCGCTTCGTCGACGAAGTCCGGATTTCCGTTCGGGGTGGCCGCGGCGGGCGCGGCTGCGTGGCGTTCCTGCGCGAACGGTTCAAGCCTCGTGGCGGACCCGCAGGGGGCGACGGCGGTGACGGGGGAAGCGTGATTCTGCGCGCCGACGAAGGCCTTTCGACCCTGCTCGATTTCCGTTACCGCCCGCTCTTGCGGGCGAAAAACGGCGAGCACGGCAGGGGCAAGGGGCAACACGGCCGCAAGGGCGAGGACCTGGTGGCCCGCGTGCCGGTCGGAACCATCGTGCGGGATGCGGAGACCGGGGAGATTCTGGCCGACCTGGTCCGGCACGGGCAGTCCGTCGTCGTGGCCCGCGGAGGGAAAGGAGGTCGGGGCAACGTGCATTTCGCCACCCCCACACGGCAGGCTCCACGTTACGCCCAGCCCGGCCTTCCCGGCGAGTCACGGGAGCTCCTGCTCGAACTCCAGCTTCTCGCGGACGTGGGACTTCTCGGCTATCCGAACGTCGGCAAATCGAGTCTCGTCCGCGCCATCTCGGCCGCTCGGCCCCGCGTCGCCGACTACCCCTTCACGACCCTCGTACCGCAGCTCGGGGTCGTCCGTTTCGGCGACACGGACTTCGTCGTCGCCGACATCCCGGGGCTCGTCGAAGGGGCCCACCGGGGTACGGGGCTCGGGAGTCGTTTTCTCCGGCACCTCTCCCGCACCGCGCTCCTGCTCCACGTCCTCGACGCGAGCCCGTCTTCCGGCCGCGACCCCGTCCGCGACTACGAGGTCATCCGCGACGAACTCGGGGCCTTCGACCCCGCTCTCGCCGAGCGCCCGGAAATCGTCGCCGTGAACAAGATGGATCTCCCCGAGTCCAGGGCGCGATTTTCCCCACTCGCCGAGTACTTCGGCCGGAGGAAGATCCCCGTCTACCCCGTCTCCGCACTCACGGGCGAGGGGCTCCGCGAACTCCTCCGAGCCCTGGTCTCGGCACTCGAGAGGGAACGTGGCGCGGCCCGGACGCGCTCCGTCGCCGAGGGATGA
- the proB gene encoding glutamate 5-kinase, producing the protein MNGNHLAEKARLLSKVRRVVVKIGSGPLSGPDGVDRERIRALAEEIAELGSRGVQVVLVTSGAVATGARKLGLGGRPRTIPERQAAAAVGQIDLMALYEECFERLGKHVGQVLLTHDDLANRKRYINARHTLDTLLAAGVVPIANENDTVAIEELNFGDNDNLSALVATLVEADLLVLLSDVPAVYTTDPRTDPSAKPVPLLRFDGQDPPVRATRGGPLGTGGMEAKLGAARKAAAAGIPTVIADGRDPRILARVFDPGVETGTLVLPSGDRLARRKHWIAYTLRPAGSLRVDEGAYRALLRGGRSLLPGGIVQVEGRFQAGDCVRCLAPDGRVFAQGLVNYDAAEIEKIKGRRTADIEAILGYKIRDEVIHRDDLVLLLGER; encoded by the coding sequence ATGAACGGAAACCACCTGGCCGAAAAAGCCCGGCTCCTCTCCAAGGTCCGCAGAGTCGTCGTCAAGATCGGTTCGGGTCCGCTTTCCGGCCCCGACGGGGTGGACCGCGAGCGCATCCGGGCCCTGGCCGAGGAGATCGCCGAGCTCGGGTCCCGCGGAGTCCAGGTCGTCCTCGTCACCTCGGGGGCCGTCGCGACGGGCGCACGAAAGCTCGGCCTCGGGGGCAGGCCCCGCACGATCCCGGAGCGGCAGGCCGCCGCGGCCGTGGGACAGATCGACTTGATGGCGCTCTACGAGGAATGTTTCGAGCGACTCGGGAAACACGTGGGGCAGGTACTCCTCACCCACGACGATCTCGCGAACCGCAAACGCTACATCAACGCACGGCACACGCTCGACACCTTGCTCGCGGCCGGCGTCGTGCCGATCGCGAACGAAAACGACACCGTGGCGATCGAAGAGCTCAATTTCGGCGACAACGACAACCTCTCCGCGCTCGTGGCGACCCTCGTCGAGGCGGACCTGCTCGTGCTCCTGAGCGACGTCCCCGCGGTCTACACGACCGACCCCCGGACCGATCCCTCGGCGAAACCCGTGCCGCTTCTGCGCTTCGACGGCCAGGACCCTCCGGTCCGAGCGACCCGCGGAGGCCCGCTCGGCACGGGCGGTATGGAGGCCAAGCTCGGGGCGGCCCGAAAAGCCGCCGCCGCGGGTATCCCGACCGTGATCGCCGACGGACGGGATCCTCGCATCCTCGCGAGGGTCTTCGACCCCGGGGTGGAAACCGGGACGCTCGTGCTCCCGTCGGGAGACCGCCTGGCGAGGAGAAAGCACTGGATCGCCTACACCTTGAGGCCCGCGGGAAGCCTCAGGGTGGACGAGGGAGCCTATCGGGCCCTCCTGCGGGGAGGCAGGAGCCTCTTGCCCGGTGGGATCGTGCAAGTGGAGGGGCGCTTCCAGGCGGGCGACTGCGTTCGGTGCCTAGCGCCCGACGGCCGCGTCTTCGCGCAGGGCCTCGTGAACTACGACGCGGCGGAAATCGAGAAAATCAAAGGCCGCCGGACGGCGGACATCGAGGCCATCCTCGGCTACAAAATCCGGGACGAAGTGATCCACCGGGACGATCTCGTGCTTCTTCTCGGAGAGAGGTGA
- the nadD gene encoding putative nicotinate-nucleotide adenylyltransferase has translation MGKPRRLGIFGGTFNPVHLGHLRTAEEIREELELDRVWFVPAASPPHKRGDDLAPARHRMAMVRLAVADNPAFEASALEVRRRGRSYSVDTLRQLRRRFGSSTELFFVLGLDAFLEIETWKEYEKLFTLCHLVVTTRPPRTQPELRSELFPVAVRGEFCYEPGQKGFVHREGKRVLFRSVTALDISASRVRQLLRAGKSVRYLVPDTVAAYIARHRLYEPRVPRP, from the coding sequence GTGGGGAAGCCGAGACGGCTCGGAATCTTCGGCGGGACCTTCAACCCCGTCCACCTGGGTCACCTGCGAACGGCCGAAGAAATCCGCGAAGAGCTGGAGCTCGATCGCGTCTGGTTCGTGCCGGCGGCTTCGCCGCCCCACAAGCGCGGCGACGATCTCGCCCCGGCACGGCACCGCATGGCCATGGTTCGACTCGCCGTGGCCGACAACCCCGCCTTCGAGGCTTCCGCCCTCGAGGTCCGGCGGCGCGGCCGATCCTACTCCGTCGACACCCTGCGGCAGCTCCGGAGGCGGTTCGGAAGCTCGACGGAACTCTTCTTCGTGCTGGGCCTCGACGCTTTTCTCGAGATCGAGACGTGGAAGGAATACGAAAAGCTCTTCACGCTGTGCCACCTGGTCGTCACCACGCGTCCGCCGAGGACCCAGCCCGAGCTTCGCTCGGAGCTTTTTCCCGTTGCCGTGCGGGGCGAGTTCTGCTATGAGCCGGGGCAGAAAGGATTCGTGCACCGAGAGGGAAAAAGAGTTCTGTTCCGGAGCGTGACGGCGCTCGATATTTCCGCATCCCGGGTGCGGCAGCTCCTGCGAGCGGGCAAGTCGGTGCGTTACCTCGTCCCGGATACCGTCGCCGCTTACATTGCCCGGCACCGGCTTTACGAGCCGAGAGTTCCGAGACCTTGA
- the rsfS gene encoding ribosomal silencing factor RsfS, which yields MKSLGSRETALLCVRYALEKKAYDLVVMDVGQCASFAEYFVICSGRSDTQVQAIARGIEENLDRLGVRPLSVEGYSLGHWVLLDYADVVVHVFFQPVREYYDLERLWGHAPRLALPEPYRTQARELRLAGQG from the coding sequence TTGAAGTCCTTGGGTTCGCGCGAAACGGCTCTGCTCTGCGTTCGTTACGCGCTCGAGAAAAAGGCCTACGACCTCGTGGTGATGGACGTGGGCCAGTGCGCGTCGTTCGCCGAGTACTTCGTCATCTGTAGCGGCCGTTCCGACACGCAGGTGCAGGCCATCGCCCGTGGCATCGAGGAAAACCTCGACCGGCTCGGCGTCCGGCCACTTTCGGTCGAGGGATACTCGCTCGGGCACTGGGTCCTGCTCGACTATGCGGACGTCGTGGTCCACGTGTTCTTCCAGCCCGTGCGCGAGTACTACGACCTCGAGCGGCTCTGGGGCCACGCGCCTCGGCTGGCGCTGCCCGAACCCTACCGGACCCAGGCACGAGAGCTGCGTCTGGCCGGTCAGGGCTGA